The Pyrus communis chromosome 2, drPyrComm1.1, whole genome shotgun sequence genome includes a window with the following:
- the LOC137726740 gene encoding transcription initiation factor TFIID subunit 14b-like produces the protein MNNGSSSKMHGPDQPEISGSSPKSLRTKMGKPEDSEKKIFHKKLKDVEISVPIVYGNIAFWLGKKANEYQSHKWTVYVRGATNEDLGVVIKRAVFQLHSSFSNPTRVVESPPFELSECGWGEFEIAITLFFHSDVCDKPLNLFHHLKLYPEDESGPMSTKKPVVVESYDEIVFPEPSEALLARVQNEPAVVVPRLPAGVALPPPVPVEDPSKRKRGDTKDHLLCQWFTNFSEADELLQLAAARQQVQAHIAKFRREMTLLEGKNKQVNSVSDQ, from the exons ATGAACAATGGTTCCTCTTCCAAAATGCACGGTCCTGATCAACCTGAAATAAGTGGGTCCTCCCCCAAATCCCTGCGCACCAAAATGGGCAAACCGGAAGACAGTGAAAAGAAG ATTTTTCATAAGAAACTCAAAGATGTTGAGATTAGTGTTCCGATAGTGTATGGCAATATTGCATTCTGGCTCGGTAAGAAGGCGAACGA GTACCAATCACACAAGTGGACTGTGTACGTTCGTGGGGCAACCAATGAGGATCTTGGAGTGGTGATAAAACGTGCTGTTTTTCAGCTGCATTCCAGTTTCAGTAATCCCACAAGGGTGGTTGAGTCACCACCATTTGAATTGTCAGAATGTGGCTGGGGTGAATTTGAAATCGCCATTACGCTTTTCTTCCACAGTGATGTTTGTGATAAGCCATTAAACTT ATTTCATCATTTGAAGTTGTACCCAGAGGATGAGTCTGGTCCTATGTCGACTAAAAAGCCTGTTGTTGTGGAATCATATGATGAGATTGTGTTCCCTGAGCCTTCAGAGGCTTTATTGGCTCGTGTGCAGAATGAGCCAGCTGTAGTCGTTCCCAGACTACCTGCTGGCGTTGCTTTGCCTCCACCTG TGCCAGTTGAGGATCCAAgtaagagaaagagaggggacACTAAAGATCATCTCCTATGCCAGTGGTTCACAAACTTTTCAGAAGCAGATGAGCTGCTACAACTTGCAGCAGCTCGTCAGCAG GTTCAAGCTCATATTGCTAAATTCCGAAGAGAGATGACTCTTCTAGAGGGTAAGAATAAACAAGTGAATTCTGTCTCCGACCAGTGA
- the LOC137726601 gene encoding protein SMALL AUXIN UP-REGULATED RNA 12-like: MGIRKPNKLAQTAVLKQILKRCSSLGKKHGYDEDGLPIDVPKGHFPVYVGENRTRYIVPISFLTHPQFQCLLRQAEEEFGFDHDMGLTIPCEEVVFRSLTSMLMR, from the coding sequence atgggCATCAGAAAACCGAATAAACTTGCTCAAACCGCAGTTCTCAAGCAAATCCTGAAAAGATGCTCAAGCTTGGGAAAGAAACATGGCTACGACGAAGATGGTCTTCCCATCGATGTCCCAAAAGGCCATTTCCCAGTTTATGTTGGCGAGAACAGAACAAGGTACATTGTTCCCATCTCGTTTTTGACACATCCTCAGTTCCAATGCCTCCTCCGCCAAGCCGAAGAGGAATTCGGTTTCGATCACGACATGGGCCTCACCATCCCTTGCGAAGAAGTCGTTTTTCGATCCCTAACGTCGATGCTCATGAGATGA